Proteins from a single region of Undibacterium sp. YM2:
- the ubiE gene encoding bifunctional demethylmenaquinone methyltransferase/2-methoxy-6-polyprenyl-1,4-benzoquinol methylase UbiE yields the protein MTARAYSEKDQAKTTHFGFEKVRVDEKARRIAEVFDTVSPKYDFMNDVISFGTHRAVKWYAIKESNIKPGSKVLDIAAGTGDLTILISKRVGAHGSVIHSDINDQMLQAGRARLAKADIPDNVQFIQADAEDLKFEESTFDAVTIGYGIRNFTNKMQALREILRVLKPGGQLTIVEFSKPTSKPLQMMTDAYSSLWPTFGKIFVGNGKPYRYLVDSIKMHPDQETFKSMMQDAGYSHVNYENLMGGIAALHIGLKPQA from the coding sequence ATGACCGCAAGAGCATACAGCGAAAAAGACCAGGCAAAGACCACACATTTTGGATTCGAAAAAGTCAGAGTCGATGAAAAAGCGAGGAGGATTGCAGAGGTCTTCGATACCGTTTCGCCGAAGTATGACTTCATGAACGACGTAATCTCTTTCGGGACTCATCGCGCCGTCAAATGGTACGCCATCAAGGAGAGCAACATCAAACCGGGGTCGAAGGTGCTCGATATTGCTGCGGGTACCGGTGACTTGACTATTCTTATCAGCAAAAGGGTCGGGGCTCACGGATCTGTCATCCACAGCGATATCAATGATCAGATGTTACAGGCAGGGCGTGCACGGCTTGCAAAGGCTGATATTCCGGACAATGTGCAGTTTATTCAGGCAGATGCTGAGGATTTGAAGTTCGAGGAAAGCACCTTCGACGCTGTAACCATCGGCTACGGCATTCGGAACTTCACGAACAAGATGCAGGCACTGCGGGAGATCTTGCGTGTCCTAAAGCCAGGCGGACAGTTAACGATCGTCGAGTTTTCGAAGCCCACCTCCAAGCCACTACAAATGATGACAGATGCCTATTCCAGCCTGTGGCCGACCTTTGGAAAGATCTTCGTCGGGAATGGGAAGCCGTACAGGTATCTTGTTGACTCGATTAAGATGCACCCGGACCAGGAAACGTTCAAATCCATGATGCAGGATGCAGGGTACTCGCATGTAAACTACGAAAATCTCATGGGGGGTATCGCTGCGCTTCATATCGGTCTGAAGCCGCAAGCCTAA